ACGGAGGGGAGAAGACGGAGTGGTAGAAGACTGAGTAGGAGTCAGAGGAACTGGTAGAAGACGGAGTGGTAGAAGACTGTGTAGAGTCAGGGAGTGTAGGAGTcagagggagtgggagaagaACTGTGTGGGAGAGGGACTGTGGTAGAAGACGGAGGAACTGGGGAGAAGACGGAGTGGTAGAAGAGGAACTGTGGGAGAAGAGGAACTGTGGTAGAGGAACTGTGTGGGAGAAGACTGTGTAACAGtcagggagaagacagagggactgTGTAGAGTCGAGGAACTGGTAGAAGACGGAACTGGTAGAAGTCAGAGGAACTGTGGGAGAGAGACGGAACTGTGGGAGAAGAGTCGGAGGGACTGGTAGAAGACAGAGGGACTGGTAGAAGAGGAACTGGTAGAAGACGGGAACTGTGGTAGAAGGACTGTGGAGTCAGACCTGTGTCATATGAGGTGGAGAGGGCTGTGTAGGAGTCAGAGGGACTGTGTAAGAGTCAGAGGAACCCTGCCCGGGCAGAGTAGGTGTTGCTATGGAGACCGCGGGGGTAGCCAATgtctgggcagactgggagtggTTTATTCTCTGGTTCTGAAACAACAAAATAATAAACTAACATTAGTACACTTGTGGCTAGAATGATTTGGGTCTATGGTCATTCTAGACATAAACAGATATTCAGCATAGCAACTCCACGTTGTCCATATGTGTGATGTCACACTACTTACCAGCATCATGTCAAAATCCTCACACTGGCAGCATGAAAAACAATAAAACTCATATTAGAGTACGGAGGGGGTTGGAGTCAGAGGAACTGTGTAGGAGTCAGAGGGACTGTGTAGGAGTCAGAGGAACTGTGTAGGAGTCAGAGGGACTGTGTAGGAGTCAGAGGGACTGTGTAGGAGTCAGAGGAACTGTGTAGGAGTCAGAGGAACTGTGTAGGAGTCAGAGGGACTGTGTAGGAGTCAGAGGAACTGTGTAGGAGTCAGAGGAACTGTAAGGAGTCAGAGGAACTGTGTAGGAGTCAGAGGAACTGTGTAGGAGTCAGAGGAACTGTGTAGGAGTCAGAGGGACTGTGTAGGAGTCAGAGGGACTGTGTAGGAGTCAGAGGGACTGTGTAGTCAGAGGGACTGTGTAATAGTCAGAGGAACTGTGTAAGAGTCAGAGGAACTGTGTAGGAGTCAGAGGGACTGTGTAGGAGTCAGAGGAACTGTGTAGGAGTCAGAGGAACTGTGTAGGAGTCAGAGGGACTGTGTAGGAGTCAGAGGAACTGTGTAAGAGTCAGAGGAACTGTGTAGGAGTCAGAGGGACTGTGTAGGAGTCAGAGGAACTGTGTAGGAGTCAGAGGAACTGTGTAGGAGTCATAGGGACTGTGTAGGAGTCAGAGGGACTGTGTAGGAGTCAGAGGGACTGTGTAATAGTCAGAGGAACTGTGTAAGAGTCAGAGGAACTGTGAAGGAGTCAGAGGGACTGTGTAGGAGTCAGAGGAACTGTGTAGGAGTCAGAGGGACTGTGTAGGAGTCAGAGGAACTGAGTAGGAGTCAGGGGAACTGTGTAGGAGTCAGATGAACCGTGTAGGAGTCAGAGGAACTGTGTAGGAGTCAGAGGAACTGTGTAGGAGTCAGAGGGACTGTGTAGGAGTCAGATGAACTGTGTAGGAGTCAGAGGAACCGTGTAGGAGTCAGAGGAACTGTGTAGGAGTCAGAGGGACTGTGTAGGAGTCAGAGGGACTGTGTAGGAGTCAGAGGAACTGTGTAGGAGTCAGAGGGACTGTGTAGGAGTCAGAGGGACTGTGTAGGAGTCAGCAGAACTGTGTAGGAGTCAGAGGGACTGTGTAGGAGTCAGAGGGACTGTGTAGGAGTCAGAGGAACTGTGTAGGAGTCAGAGGGACTGTGTAGGAGTCAGAGGGACTGTGTAGGAGTCAGGGAACTGTGTAGGAGTCAGAAGAACTGTGTAGGAGTCAGAGGGACTGTGTAACAGTCTGAGGGACTGTGTAAGAGTCAGATGAACTGTGTAGGAGTCAGAGGAACTGTGTAGGAGTCAGAGGAACTGTGTAGGAGTCAGAGGAACTGTGTAGGAGTTAGAGGAACTGTGTAGGAGTCAGAGGAACTGTGTAGGAGTCAGAGGGACTGTGTAGGAGTCAGAGGAACTGTGTAGGAGTCAGAGGGACTGTGTAGGAGTCAGAGGAACTGTGTAGGAGTCAGAGGAACTGTGTAGGAGTCAGAGGAACTGTGTAGGAGTCAGAGGGACTTTGTTAGAGTCAGGAAGGTTCTAACTGTCTcaggggagatggagaaagaggctAGACAGAGATCGGGGGAGGAgctagacagagatggagggaggagctagacagagatggagaaagaggagatagaCAGAAATTGAGGGAGGAGATCACTCACGATGGAGGGCATGTTGTTCTTGTTGCCAGGGGGTAGCAGCGTGCGGAGGTCTGGCTTGCGGTTGCCAATCAGGGTCATGGAGTTCATCGGGGGCGAAGTCTTGGCCTGAATCATCGGGGGTGAAGTGTTGGCCATGCCTCCTGGAGATAACAGCCCCGGTGAAGTACGGTGGTTACCATAGTTACCACTACCTAGGAGACGGATAGACAGGAGAATACTGGATGTTTTTCTTGTTTAACCTGGGAGGACAAATTGAAACTGTAATCATAATAGGcctaatataatatacagtaccagtcaaaagttttagaacacctactcattcaagggtttttctttatttttactattttctacattttagaataatagtgaagacatcacaactatgaaataacacatatggaatcatgtagtaaccaaatcaaaatatattttatatttttatactATTTTATActatttaaagtagccaccctttgccatatgtgttatttcatagttttgtaaAGTAAATAGCATAGTTAACTCACCAGCGTTGGAGACGGTGTTTGACAGCTCTGAACCCATCATCCCTCCTGAGTTTCCAGCACtggggggttggtgtgtgtgttggggtccAGGCGACATGCTGTTCCTCTGCAGGCCAGAGAGTGTTTGGCAAAGAGGCAGAAGACTGTGGTTATACAAGGATCCCCCCACCCCGGGGTGAGAGTATAGTAGTCCACTGTTGTTTTGGCCCTGGATGGAGCCAACCATGTCGAAGTTAGGCGGGGGGAGAGCCtgctggacagagacagacaccagGGTTAGCAAGGCAAATGGAGAAGAGGAACAGGCATGAGTGGATACACACACAGGTCCAGTTGTACTTACACAGAGTCTCTGTCTGCTGATCAGGAGGTCAATGTCTTCATTGATTTTGCGGTATTTGTCCTCTGACTCGGGGCTCTGACCAGCAGAGTCGTCTGCCTCGATGTCGGGACTGTCACAACCATTTAGACCCTTCTTACGCagagtctgagagagacagacacagagagagagagacagacacaaagagagagagagagagagagacagacacagagagacagacacagagagagagagacagacacatagagagagagacagacacacagagagagagagacagacacacagagagagagagacagacacagagagagagacagacacacacagagagagagagagagagagagagagagagagagagagagagagacagacagacagacagacagacagacagacagacagacagacagacagacagacagacagacagacagacagacagacagacagacagacagacagacagacagacagacagacagacagacagagagagagagagacagacacagagagagagacagacacagagagagagagacagacacagagagacagacagacagagagagagagagagagagagagagagagagagagagagagagagagagagagagagagagagagagagagagagagagacagacacagagagggaaagagacagacacagagagacagacagagagacagacacacagagagagagagagagagagagagagagagagagagagagagagagacagacagacagacagacagacagacagacagacagacagacagacagacagacagacagacagacagacagacagacagacagacagacagacagacagacagacagacagacagacagacagacagacagacagagagcatagtcTGTGAATAAAGCACAACAGTTATTCTAAAGGCCACATGGGCATGGCAGACCACTGAAAAGCTGCAGTCTTCTTTTCGACCACCAAGAGGCGCTATTTGGAGCAGAAATAACATCCTCAAAAGACCAAGTGGCAGATAGATACTCTAATTGAACACCagtatgagaggggagagggtagacaaAGTGACAGTGAAATAATGTATtgtaaatagagggagagagggtggtagacATAGATTTAGAGAGATGAGAGCagaaaagaggggggagagagagaggaagtgtagAATGGAGTGGAGAGTAGGCCTCTAATCACTGCTGATATTGTCCATAGAGCTGTGATGCTTtcccctagtgtgtgtgtgcacgcatctTCAGAcgatgtatatgtaatgtatgcAGTTTGGCTCAACTCTGTCCTGTCTCAGCACTTTACAGCCTATCACTAGACcactacagctctctctctcactcacacacacacacacacacacacacacacacacacacacacac
The sequence above is drawn from the Oncorhynchus gorbuscha isolate QuinsamMale2020 ecotype Even-year linkage group LG11, OgorEven_v1.0, whole genome shotgun sequence genome and encodes:
- the LOC124049115 gene encoding myocyte-specific enhancer factor 2C-like isoform X2 gives rise to the protein MGRKKIQIARIMDERNRQVTFTKRKFGLMKKAYELSVLCDCEIALIIFNSTNKLFQYASTDMDKVLLKYTEYNEPHESRTNSDIVETLRKKGLNGCDSPDIEADDSAGQSPESEDKYRKINEDIDLLISRQRLCALPPPNFDMVGSIQGQNNSGLLYSHPGVGGSLYNHSLLPLCQTLSGLQRNSMSPGPQHTHQPPSAGNSGGMMGSELSNTVSNAGSGNYGNHRTSPGLLSPGGMANTSPPMIQAKTSPPMNSMTLIGNRKPDLRTLLPPGNKNNMPSICEDFDMMLNQRINHSQSAQTLATPAVSIATPTLPGQALSTSYDTEYSLGDLSGFGNRSGSLHLGSVTGWQQQPLQNIQHSALGHMGNICQNSNLNLQNVHQNLYIKSEPTSPARDRGIGFVNGGMGGVSHGYPTNQGPAEAGQSPGDSLSSCGSSYDGSDREDHRGNDNFLLHPMSNQERHSPSLKRMRLSKCWAT